One stretch of Anolis carolinensis isolate JA03-04 chromosome 3, rAnoCar3.1.pri, whole genome shotgun sequence DNA includes these proteins:
- the LOC134297511 gene encoding uncharacterized protein LOC134297511, producing MVGRSLPFLAFLMFMFPTVKVSGDNTESLVCSFRSGCGELTLSQEYGHHPAVAVRCNMQVEDEELLGAGGGRSERATPEPDAEFHQLAALASSTAYAQPNGVTQRRGVVRGDSTGGEEGSPSPGPQRMVFLEERMSAMETTLAVMSRAMERLAFLAEPERGRELRAGSMWDVSVGSSQGFADLPAPKGREMRKEPGARPKTQTSLTRVEESDDEGEKPPRIPATLPAETLVPLANAGRGTGPREAAAGPTGPQGGLRRAENWGLPPQGPLPRREELRIEFGGESSELDFFLTTVRGYMEDNAHTFRTESSRIRAIGAVLKRGAASWYVQLHARRDPCLGSLRRFMGALETRFRDPLEQIRAREKLKTVSQGQRSVSEYAEEFQCLAEKVPEWSAVTKIELFKEGLRREILSWAVHRDEPDTLRGWIQLAGRVETSLAQARRHRGGLQQRPQMKEGSRKEGSTPAGRRTEPTGNVSASRSGCFVCGRLGHRAAECWQRKGEGGGQPKPRAVAGKRAEEEPPMRHHSGGLDEGEEDAMSEPCY from the exons atggttggccggagcctcccattcttggcttttttgatgttcatgtttcctacagtaaaagtttctggtgataacacagagagtctcgtgtgttcattcaggagcggctgtggtgagctgacactaagccaagaatacggacaccatcccgctgtagcggtgaggtgtaacatgcaagtggaggatgaagagctcttgggcgcaggaggaggaaggtcggaaagggccactcccgagccggacgctgagttccaccagctggcggccctggcgtcatccaccgcttatgcccagccaaatggggtaacccagaggcgtggagtggtgcggggagacagcaccggaggagaggaaggttcaccttccccaggcccacaaaggatggtgtttctggaggagaggatgtcggcgatggagaccaccctggcagtgatgtcgagggcgatggagcgcctggcgtttttggcggagccagagagaggaagggaacttcgggctggctcaatgtgggacgtgagcgtgggaagcagccagggctttgcagacctcccagcaccgaagggaagggaaatgcgaaaggagcccggcgcccggcccaagacccaaacaagcctgacgcgggtggaggagagtgacgacgaaggggaaaaacctccgagaatcccagctacgctcccagctgagaccctggtgcccctggcgaatgccgggcgtggcacagggccaagagaagcagcagcggggcccactggtccgcaagggggcttgcgacgggcggagaattggggattgccaccacagggacccctaccgagacgagaggaactaaggatcgagtttgggggagagtcctctgaactggattttttcctgaccacggtgaggggctatatggaggacaatgctcacacttttagaacggaatccagccggatacgggccattggtgcagtgttgaagaggggagcggccagctggtacgttcagctgcacgcgcggcgcgacccatgtctggggtcactccgacgctttatgggggccctggagacccgtttccgagatccactggagcagatccgggcgagggagaagttgaagaccgtctcccaggggcagaggtcggtatctgagtatgcggaggagttccaatgcctcgccgaaaaggtgccggaatggtctgcagtaacaaagatagaactcttcaaagagggtctcaggcgggagatcctctcctgggcggtgcatcgtgatgagcctgacacactgcgcggatggattcagctggcggggcgcgtcgagacatcgctggcccaggcgaggaggcaccgaggagggctacagcagcggccgcagatgaaagaggggagccggaaggagggatcaaccccagccgggaggagaacggagccgacagggaacgtgagcgccagcaggagtggctgcttcgtgtgcggccggttgggccacagggctgccgagtgctggcagagaaaaggggaaggcggaggccagcccaaacccagagccgtggcaggaaaacgcgccgaggaagaaccaccgatgaggcaccactcgggggggttg gacgaaggggaggaggacgccatgtcagaaccctgctactag